The nucleotide window GCTGACGAGGCTCGCAGGGAGGAGCGGCGCGACCACCTCGACGACTTCTTCGAGGCGACGATGGACGCGTACGTCGCGGCGCTCGAAGCCGGCTACTCCGAGGCCGAGGCGCGCGAGATTACGCACGCGCAGGGCAACTTCGACTTCTTCAACCACGGCTGGACGGAGATGATGGAGATCCCGGCCGACGAACTCGAACCCCACTACCGCCGCTACGAGGAGTTCTTCTCGGCCCACGGCATCACCATCGACAACCCGCTCGGGGAGTTCCGTCCGGCGGACGGCATCGCCGAGGCGCCGTCCACGCCCGAGAAGCTCGAGGAGGGCGAGTACGCCAACGCGGTCGCGGGCTTCGCCGACGACGTGTACGTCGAGGACGAGACCGGCGAGGTGACGGCCGGCGGCGGCGGGGAGCCCGAGGACGTGGACGTCTCCGACGTGCCCGGCGTCGACGACGACGGCGTGAACGCGGACTAGTCGGGCATCGATACATCGTCGACGAGGCCTACCCGACTGCCGACAGACGGACGGACGACGGTGAACACCCCCGACACCCCCACCCGGGGTACTCAGCGGTCGTCCACTGTGGGCAGCGTGAAGGAGAACGTCGCGCCCTCGCCGGGTTCGGAGTCGACCCAGATCTCGCCGTCGTGTCGCTCGAGGATGCGCTGACAGAGCGCGAGGCCGATGCCCGCGCCGGGGTAGTCGTCGCGGCTGTGGAGCCGTTCGAACACCTCGAAGATGCGCTCGTGGTCGTCGGGGTCGACGCCGATCCCCTCGTCCCGCACGGAGACGATCCACTCGTCGCTGTCGCGCTCGGCCGAGACGTGGACCCGCGGCGGCCCCTCGTCGCTGTACTCGAGTGCGTTGCTCAGCAGGTTCTGGAGCACCTGCCGGAGCTGGTCGGGGTCCCCCTCGACGCGCGGCAGGTTCTCGGTCGTGATCT belongs to Halorarum halophilum and includes:
- a CDS encoding DUF6149 family protein; protein product: MKIRQNPRHWAAKKALTTPGVSNVATYGLVKLHTRIFLGKADEARREERRDHLDDFFEATMDAYVAALEAGYSEAEAREITHAQGNFDFFNHGWTEMMEIPADELEPHYRRYEEFFSAHGITIDNPLGEFRPADGIAEAPSTPEKLEEGEYANAVAGFADDVYVEDETGEVTAGGGGEPEDVDVSDVPGVDDDGVNAD